In Streptomyces sp. P3, one DNA window encodes the following:
- a CDS encoding IS110 family transposase yields MANSTTSSTLPAPKSRRRPPAGEVVLGVDTHRDAHVASVLSLTGAVLATGEFPASAAGYRDLLKWVRKSGAVRRAGVEGTGSYGASLTRYLLAQGIDVFDVNWMDRADRRRRGKSDPLDAQNAARAVLSGRACARAKAGDGPAQIARMYRLTKASAVKARTQAINQLKAVLVTADPALREELAGLGNAELFRICARFTDVGGHEEVGDESVLQATRITLGLLAHRIGQLSEQIRDVEARLARLVKCHAPQLLDVVGVGPDTAVALLITVGDNPERLDSEASFAALCGVSPVERSSGRRQFRRLNRGGDRQANAALHRIVFTRLRVDPRTQVYYERRIKEGKTRREIVRCLKRYAAREVFHLVKQLQPAPRS; encoded by the coding sequence ATGGCGAATTCGACCACGTCCAGTACGTTGCCTGCTCCGAAGTCCCGCCGTCGCCCTCCGGCGGGGGAGGTGGTGCTGGGAGTGGATACGCATCGTGATGCGCATGTGGCTTCGGTGCTCTCCTTGACGGGGGCGGTGTTGGCCACCGGTGAGTTCCCGGCCAGCGCGGCTGGATACCGGGATCTGCTGAAATGGGTCAGGAAGTCGGGAGCCGTGAGGCGGGCCGGGGTGGAGGGGACCGGCTCCTACGGGGCATCCCTGACCCGCTATCTGCTGGCCCAGGGCATAGACGTGTTTGACGTGAACTGGATGGACCGAGCGGATCGCCGTCGGCGCGGCAAATCGGATCCACTCGATGCCCAGAACGCGGCGCGAGCCGTATTGAGCGGACGTGCCTGTGCTCGGGCGAAAGCGGGCGACGGGCCGGCGCAGATCGCCAGGATGTACAGACTCACGAAGGCGTCGGCGGTCAAAGCGCGTACCCAGGCTATCAACCAGCTGAAGGCCGTTCTTGTTACTGCTGACCCTGCCTTACGGGAAGAGCTGGCCGGACTGGGAAATGCCGAACTCTTCCGTATCTGTGCGCGGTTCACGGACGTGGGCGGGCACGAGGAGGTCGGTGACGAGTCTGTGCTGCAGGCCACTCGGATCACGCTGGGTCTGCTGGCTCACCGGATCGGCCAGCTCTCCGAGCAGATCCGCGATGTGGAAGCTCGTCTGGCCCGTCTCGTCAAATGTCACGCCCCGCAGCTGCTCGACGTGGTGGGGGTCGGTCCGGACACGGCGGTCGCTTTGCTGATCACGGTGGGGGACAACCCGGAACGCCTGGACAGTGAGGCGTCCTTCGCCGCCCTGTGCGGGGTCAGTCCTGTCGAGCGTTCCTCGGGACGCCGGCAGTTCCGTCGCCTCAATCGGGGTGGCGATCGTCAGGCAAATGCCGCGCTCCATCGCATCGTGTTCACCCGTCTGCGGGTTGATCCGCGCACTCAGGTCTACTACGAGCGTCGGATCAAGGAGGGCAAGACCCGGCGTGAAATCGTCCGTTGCCTCAAACGCTATGCGGCCCGGGAGGTCTTCCACCTGGTCAAACAGCTGCAACCAGCACCCCGCTCATAG
- a CDS encoding type ISP restriction/modification enzyme, with product MGGVQVGPTGILVGDLDSGSRQLVVADTGFERALTHFFLPAPIVHDSINELVKRIAGICALLRDEVTERLTREEHGEADAAFSILADNWKDLLFPDARPEEFADQYSQTLTFAMLLARLEHIDLGRLTLPEVAIRLGKRHSLMGKALAVLTDDALDDLRGIIDPLIDVLSAVDPEMFKDETGDAYLHLYEGFLGAYDPELRRRTGTYYTAGEVVRFMVGFTDEVLRDRLGQEDGYGSEDVTVVDPAMGTGTFLINIIDHVAKSLSLKYGSTLKSGLLRELSGRLVGLEKQTGPYAVAELRVHHAFRSHDADITRRPPRLLVADTLDDPAVEHHLGFMYEAIARHRRMANKIKADEKVMVVIGNPPYLRGARQSGVGRWVTEGNPNGQGPILARFHPEDNGRIGYALDNLYVYFWAWSTWKVFDQLTASGAPKAPSGIVALITNSGYLDSEGSAGMRHYLREVADEGWVIGLSPEGAYSDTRTRVFQDVKREICIAVFVRHGAPDADTPARVWRLDVPAGTREEKFDWLEGLGLDGHREGTSWQLCPTQWTAPFHVTSDSEWSAMPPVNALLPWTSSGNKNNRNWPVSPSRDVLERRWHRLVQAPADAKAELMKSTGDRRPDKLEPPLPGQQETGSLAAEKERVPVIVKYGRMTFDRQYIIADRRVIDRPRPALWFAHNDQRQIYLSELHTESGRPGPAVSFTALLPDIHHFKGTEGGRVAPLYRHPHQAEPNVTPGLLRLLTKTHGVTVTAEDLFAYIAGTAGHSGYTRRFAANLAERGARIPITRDPALWAELVEVGRRTVWIHTYGQRFASHHDSSPGSSPRLPPEEQPECVVVIGEHDGLPEDISYDASTRTLTVGKGCIRPVAPEVWDYRIGGVQVIRKWFSFRKRKPDVERQTPLNDILPPTWPARWTVDLIDLINALGLLVALEPRQARLLDAVSSGPLISTDDLGGEGILPVPAYATKEPKPPRKSRRAPGPGQESLDFSD from the coding sequence GTGGGCGGCGTACAGGTCGGCCCGACCGGAATCCTGGTCGGAGACCTTGATTCCGGTAGTCGGCAACTCGTCGTCGCGGACACCGGGTTCGAGCGTGCCCTCACGCACTTCTTCCTGCCAGCGCCCATCGTCCACGACAGCATCAACGAACTGGTCAAGCGCATCGCGGGAATCTGCGCCCTGCTGCGTGACGAGGTCACCGAGCGTCTCACCCGCGAGGAGCACGGGGAGGCTGACGCTGCGTTCTCGATCCTGGCCGACAACTGGAAGGACCTGCTCTTTCCCGATGCTCGCCCGGAGGAGTTCGCGGACCAATACAGTCAGACGCTGACTTTTGCCATGCTGCTGGCTCGCCTTGAGCACATTGATCTGGGCAGGCTCACGCTTCCCGAGGTCGCGATCCGACTGGGCAAGCGGCATTCCTTGATGGGCAAGGCGCTGGCGGTGCTGACGGACGACGCCCTCGACGATCTGCGGGGCATCATCGACCCGCTGATCGACGTCTTATCGGCCGTCGACCCCGAGATGTTCAAGGACGAGACCGGAGACGCCTACCTCCACCTGTACGAGGGCTTTCTGGGCGCCTACGACCCGGAACTGCGACGGCGGACGGGTACTTACTACACGGCTGGCGAGGTCGTCCGCTTCATGGTCGGCTTCACCGACGAGGTGCTGCGTGACCGGCTCGGCCAGGAGGACGGCTACGGAAGCGAGGACGTCACCGTCGTCGATCCGGCCATGGGCACCGGGACCTTCCTCATCAACATCATCGACCACGTCGCCAAGTCCCTGTCACTGAAGTACGGCAGCACGCTCAAGTCCGGGCTTCTCCGGGAGCTCTCGGGCCGACTGGTCGGGCTGGAGAAACAGACCGGGCCGTACGCCGTCGCCGAACTCCGTGTGCACCACGCCTTCCGGTCCCACGACGCCGACATCACGCGCCGCCCGCCGAGGCTTCTGGTGGCCGACACACTCGACGATCCCGCCGTCGAGCACCACCTGGGCTTCATGTACGAGGCGATCGCCCGCCACCGCCGAATGGCGAACAAGATCAAGGCGGACGAGAAGGTCATGGTGGTCATCGGCAATCCGCCCTACCTGCGGGGTGCGAGACAGTCGGGCGTCGGACGCTGGGTCACAGAGGGCAACCCGAACGGCCAGGGCCCGATCCTCGCCCGCTTCCACCCAGAGGACAACGGACGCATCGGATACGCCCTCGACAACCTCTACGTCTACTTCTGGGCGTGGTCCACCTGGAAGGTCTTCGACCAGTTGACCGCCTCGGGAGCGCCGAAGGCCCCCAGCGGGATCGTTGCCCTCATCACCAACTCCGGATACCTGGACAGCGAGGGCTCGGCCGGCATGCGCCACTACCTGCGCGAGGTCGCCGACGAGGGCTGGGTCATCGGTCTCTCCCCCGAGGGCGCCTACTCCGACACGCGCACCCGTGTCTTCCAGGATGTCAAGCGGGAGATCTGCATCGCCGTCTTCGTCCGCCATGGCGCCCCGGATGCGGATACACCGGCACGGGTCTGGCGACTCGACGTCCCCGCGGGCACACGCGAGGAGAAGTTCGACTGGCTGGAAGGGCTTGGCCTCGACGGCCATCGCGAAGGGACCTCCTGGCAGCTCTGCCCCACACAGTGGACCGCGCCCTTTCACGTCACGTCCGACTCCGAGTGGTCGGCAATGCCACCGGTGAACGCCCTGCTGCCCTGGACGAGCTCCGGCAACAAGAACAACCGCAACTGGCCCGTCTCACCCAGCCGGGACGTTCTGGAGAGGCGCTGGCACAGGCTCGTCCAGGCTCCGGCAGACGCCAAAGCGGAGCTGATGAAGAGCACCGGAGACCGCCGCCCGGACAAGCTGGAACCACCACTGCCCGGCCAGCAGGAGACGGGCAGTCTTGCCGCAGAGAAAGAGAGGGTTCCGGTCATCGTCAAGTACGGACGGATGACGTTCGACCGGCAGTACATCATCGCGGACCGTAGAGTGATCGACCGACCGCGGCCGGCCTTGTGGTTCGCCCACAACGACCAGCGTCAGATCTACCTGTCCGAACTCCACACGGAATCAGGCCGTCCGGGGCCAGCGGTGAGTTTCACCGCCCTCCTGCCCGACATTCATCACTTCAAAGGCACCGAAGGCGGCCGCGTCGCCCCTCTTTACCGCCACCCCCACCAGGCTGAACCAAATGTCACCCCTGGCCTGCTGCGGCTGCTCACCAAGACGCACGGCGTGACGGTCACCGCCGAGGACCTCTTCGCGTACATCGCGGGAACAGCCGGCCACAGCGGCTACACCCGCCGCTTCGCCGCGAACCTCGCCGAGCGCGGTGCCCGTATCCCCATAACACGCGACCCGGCCCTATGGGCGGAGCTCGTGGAAGTGGGCAGGCGCACGGTGTGGATCCACACGTACGGCCAGCGCTTCGCCTCCCACCACGACAGTTCACCTGGCTCGTCCCCCAGGCTTCCCCCGGAGGAACAACCGGAATGCGTCGTCGTGATCGGAGAGCACGACGGGTTACCTGAGGACATCTCCTACGACGCGTCCACGCGAACCCTCACGGTGGGCAAGGGCTGCATACGTCCGGTGGCGCCGGAAGTCTGGGACTATCGGATCGGCGGGGTGCAGGTGATCCGCAAGTGGTTCAGCTTCCGCAAGCGCAAGCCAGACGTGGAACGACAGACCCCGTTGAACGACATCCTTCCCCCGACCTGGCCTGCTCGGTGGACCGTTGACCTTATTGACCTCATCAACGCGCTCGGGCTCCTCGTAGCCCTCGAACCCCGACAGGCCCGGCTGCTGGACGCCGTGAGCAGCGGCCCGCTCATCAGCACCGACGACCTAGGGGGCGAGGGCATCCTGCCCGTACCTGCCTACGCAACCAAGGAACCGAAACCGCCGCGGAAGTCTCGACGCGCCCCCGGCCCTGGTCAGGAGAGCCTCGACTTCTCGGACTGA